The uncultured Subdoligranulum sp. genomic sequence CCGCCCTTCACCGACCAGGGCAGCGTGGTGGAGGTTTTCACCGACCTGTCCCTCTGGGCGAAAGTCAAGCACGCCATCGACAGCATCAACGCCAACGCGGCGGCGTAAGGATAACAGGAAAAGAAGCCCGATGCGGTTGCATCGGGCTTCTTTTCAGTTCATCTGCAGTTTTGCTTTCAGGTCTTGTTCAAAGGCCAGGATTTCCTGCAGCCGTTCATCCAGGGCCTTGAACAACAGGGTACGGTCTATCGGCTCGCAGACCGATACAGGCTTCGTCTTGAAAGGCATCCGCCATTGCCAATCTTCCCGTTTATGGTGGGAAGGATAGAACTGGTCAATGCGCTCACATTGGGAAAGAAGTTCCGGGGACATATTGCGGGAACTGAGCGAAAGCTGAATCGTCACTTCTTTTCCGTCGCGGTTCACGATCTCATAGAAGTAATGGTTGGGGGTTCCCCAGCCGCTGGGAGCGTTCTCCAGATCGGGCAGAATCTGGCTCATTGTTTTGGTGGTGAATCTCGTATACAGAGAGATGGAGCGGTCGAGATGCAGCTGGACCTCTTCATGGGTCAGACACCATTCTCTCAGCAGGCCGGCCACATTCATGCGATGAATGCTAACCGTCAGCATATCTTCGAGGTAGGGCAGCAAGGCGCTGCAGATTCGTTCACTCCATTGGGCATGGAACTTGGCCATGACGGGCCAATCCTTTTCCTGGCTGATGCTGACCCCCGGCAGCGTATATCCGATGGAGGACGCCTTGCTGTCGTCAGAGCGATCCCATTCCAACGCACAGCCCAACTGCTGTTCAATCTCTGCTTTGTGTTCCAGCAGCCGGTCAAAGGCTTCCTTGTTTTTGGCAGCGTCGCTATCGCCAAGCCAGAACAAAACCTTGGCGCTGTCGTAGTTGGCAATACAGCTAATGTGGAAGCCGCGGATTCCAAAATACCCGGAAATGGCATTGGCCGTTGCCGGCCTCACATTGCTGAAAATGCCCCAACGCAGGTTCTGCTGCTGGATGGTCGGCAACGCCTGGGTCCAGTACGCCAGGCGGGTCTGCAAGCGGGTGCTCTGAGTGGCCTTATCGCTCTCAGCGTCCCGCAGGAAAAAGACCAGATTGCCGGCATCTGCCTGGTAAAGGGGGAACAACCGGCGCAAAATACTGAGCTTGGCGGCGGTGCTGGTGTTCTTTTCCAGATACAGGTGTTCGTCTATCTGCAGGGCACTGCGCAATTCTTCCGGTTTGGCAGAAACATAGTGGGAAAGCTCCGCCGTGCTGCCGCTGTCCGCCAGACCGTACAGAACTGACCTGTCCTCTCGGTGGAGGAATCGGACCATGTTTTCAAACATCTCGGTCCAGCTGGTGGCAGGCTGCTCCGCACCGAGATAGCTGTACTTCTGGATATCCCGCCCTGTCAGATCTACGTCCTCGTCATCCAACGTGCAGGATTCCATCGGCCGCTGCACCGGCTGGAAGGAAGTTGTGGGATAGGCCCAGATCTCGCTGGCACGTTTCACCATCTCGTCACTGCGTTTCTGCAGTTCCGCCACGCCCCAGCAGGTTTCATTGGCCAACCGCTGGTTCATCCGCAGACCGCTGTCCCGATATCCGCCGGGGATGGCATCCCGCTTTTCTGCAAAGGTGTTGTTGCTCAGGTTCGGGTTATAGCCGCTCAAGGTCAGGTTGGCCAACCGATGCTTCCACTCCGCATGGATCTTTTCGTAATTCGGTCCCAGGTCCCGGATCCATTCCGGCGTCAGATGCTGCGGCATGATGTGCTCGATGGTGTAGGTGTTGTTGTCCAGACTTCGGAAAACATCCTTCACCTCGACGGTGCCATAGTTTTCAAAGCGTTCAAACAGATAGGCCTTGTATTTGCCGCGCATCAGGTAGACCTGTTTGCTGGAAAGCGCAGCGCTGAATTCTTCATCGTCGGGGAAACGGCCGCTGTCCCGCTTGGAAAGAAGGGCGTAGGCCATCTTGTCCAGATATTGGTTAGCGGTACCGTCATAGCGGAGGATTTCCCGGTTCAGATTCAGGAAAATCTTGTTCAGTGCGTTGGTGGGAACCTCGCAGATGTTGCGGCGGAACAGATAGTTTTCCGTCATGAGGAAAACGCGGAGCACCTCGTCGGTGGTCAGCTTTCCGTCCTGGTTCAGGCGCAGTACTTCCATGAGGAAAGGCCGTGTGACCGCGATCTCCAGCCGCTTCATCCGATAGAGGCAATCATCCAGCTTTTGATTGTTCAGCCCGCTTTTGCAGGTGAGCAGCCTCTCATACAGGCGGGCATAGTCCAGCATATCTTTGAGGAAGGATTCTACGTCCTGCCCGGTTTCCGCTGCATACCCTTTGAATGCGCGGTATACGGTGTTGATCGTTGGGGTGACCTGCTGTTTGATGCTCAGATAATCCCGTACAAAGGCGCTGACTTCGTGGGACGTACAGCTTTCGATCTTTGTCCAGTAGGTCTCATACAGGTAATCCTGCATTCTGGGCGATTGTCCCATCAGGATATAGTTGCGGATCTTGTCCCCTTCGGAGAGCGCCAGCCCGGTGGAGTTCAGGCTTTCAAAGATCAGCTGGGCATTGTCGCCGGATTCCAGCGTGATGCTGATGACCTGCAAACGGCCAATCGCATCAAAAAGCTCATCCACCGAGATTTCTTGACGTAGTAGTATGTCCCGGAAGAATTCGTAATTGTGTGTCAGATTGGAAGTCGGAACAAAATCTTCCTCTGCACCGAACAATTTCCGGAAAGCTTCCCGGTCTCCTTTGACAGGCTTCAAACGGATTCGATCTTCCTCGGGCGCCCAGGGAGAGATCAGAAATCGCTGTTCGATCTCCTGACTCAGGTTCTGCCGGGAAGAGGTGAGAACCCCTTTGGCCACCAGATTGCGCATGGCCAACAGCAGGAGCGTCACTGTTGTAAGACGTTGCTGGCCGTCGATCACATGGTATTCGATCTTGCCTCCATTGCCCTCTACTGCGGAAACGATGCTGCCGAAAAAGTGGGAGGGACGGTTTTCCCGCAGCATCCGTTTGAGATCTTCATAGAGCTGCCGGCAGTTGTCGATTTTCCAATCGTATTTACGCTGGTAGACCGGAATGATAAAGTACTTCTGCGCCCCTTCCAAAAAGGGAAGCAGATATGTCTCGGAACCTTTCATGCCAAACATCCTTCCAGATTCTTAACTCATTATTGATACTATAACATATAGGAAGAATCTGTTCTAGAGGAACGTAAGGCTCTATCAGGCATTCCTGTCTATTTTTTTCAAAAACATGGAGAAATCCCAACCATGGTACTTTGAATCTGGTATACTATACCGCTGATGAGAAGGCGGAAATGGAAAAGATCTGTGAGGAGAAGTTGAAACAATACTTTTCCCGATTGGCCCAATAAATCGGATAAAAAAGATGGCAGTTGTCCTCATTTTGAGGATAACTGCCATTTATTTTTCTGTGATTTGAGGATGAAACTGCGGCTGTTCATAGGAAATAATCCGTTTCCCTTTTTGCCTGGCGTACCGCAGGGTTGCGGCGGCTCCGCCCCAATCGTGAAGCACACAAGCCACCACCACGTCGGCGGCATCGACCATCCACCGGTTTCTGCGGGGAATCGCAAAACGGCGGGGTGCTGTTCCCTGCGGTGATTTTTGGAATAGCAAAAGTACGACAGTACGCAAAATTAGTATTTCAAATTCCTTGATTTCTCTCTGCAGATAACCTTTTATTTTCCAGCTGGTTGAGAATATCACAATACTTATTTCGAATAGCATCACTCCCTTTACTGTCAACCAACTTATTTGCTACCAACACACCGGACAAAAAAGACACGACATCTCTTAGATTCTCGATTTTTTCCAAAGAAGATGTGTCATGCATGATCCAATATTGCACAAGCCACTCAAAATATAACAATGCAATATCTGCTCCGTGCAGCTGGTTTACTATTAAAATACCCTGAAACATTTTTGCTTTATCATACGTCAGCTCAATGGCTGCCCGATCATTTGCCCCATTGATTATGTATTGTATATAGTTTTCTGCATCCGTCTGACTTCCATATTTATCTACAATCGTCTCCAGGAACTCTTGTATGTGTCCTTTTATATCCTTTTTATTTTCTTCACTCGCACGAAAATCCTGCATCATGAAAGAAAATTCAATTTCATTTCCCCCGCAGTATTTTTCATACGGTGCAATTTTATCAAGCATAAGGATTATTTTTTTACAACAGGAAACATATTCTTGGGCATCCATCGGATATTTTGTTTTACATTTTCGAAATTTATTAAAAGCATCTTGTATCTCTTTGTATTGCCTTTGATCTAAGTTACGCTTAGCATCCGGCAAATTAACGGTTAAATTTGCAACTTGGCTTATAGAAAGTTTACCAACTCCGCCAGCCTTTATTTTTTTCACTTCGGATACTGCATTCAAATCATCAAAAAAGCTCATGCCCGTTTACAGCTCCTTCGCCTATTTTTATTCTTACTATATTTTCCTCGCTTCTTTTCTTCAGCGCCCGCCCAGCACCGCCCGCAGTCTCTCTTCGGTGGCGGCGGGAAAATGGGCCTGGATCTGGCGGAACACCTTTGCCCGGGACTGGGCCGGGTCGATGGCGTAGGCTGCCGCGATGCACGCCGCACCCCAGAGCGCTTCCGGCGTCGTATACTCTGCCCGGGGCCAGCCGTAGGGCTGGCCTTTTTTGTTGAGCTTTTGCCGGAACTCCCGGATGATCAGATAGCTGCTCATCTGCAGGTCGGTCACGGTGCCCTCGAAGTTCTTCTCTCCACCCTTGCCGAATCCGGCCCGCTGTTTCAGTTCATAGGAGAGCAGTGCGTCTGTATCGGCGAACTGGTCCATGATCTTCTTCTGGCGGGCGGTGGCAAGGCCATCGTCCCACCGGCTGTCAAAGTCGTAGCCGTCCCGCCGCCAGTTGGCAAAATCCGGGAACCAGGCTTTGGAGATGAAGCCCGCTTTCTTGCCGAAGAATTTGCCGTAGGCCACCCGGCCGCTGCGGGCAATCAGCTGCCGCCACTCCCAGGGGTCACGGGCGGCATCGCCGCTCCACCAGTCGGTGGGACAGGTGCGCTCCTCCGCCGAAAAGCCGTCGATACCGTTGCGGAACAGGGGTAGGAATCCCACCTCGTCGATCCAGTCCACCAGTTTCTGCCAGCTGTGGATACAGGCCGGATCTTCCCAAGCCGGCCCCCGCATGATCCACTCCCCGTTTTCCACTGCCATCCTGCCGTCCCCCTTTCTGTCTCTTGTAAGAACAGTATAACACAAAATGCCCCGGGCGATGGCGGGTATCTGGATATTGCTTTTGATCCGCGCGGCTTTATGCTACAATCAAATCAGAATGAGACACCGGCGAACTCGCATTTTCAGAGGAGGCGTAACTATATGTTTCTTGTACTGGGTATTCTGGCCATCGTGACCGCGATTGGCACGGTGATTTTGGGAATGAACGGTAAAAATGCGGAGGTTCTCCGCTTTATCAGCGTTTCCCTGACAGCCCTCACGGTCTGCGCCTTTTACCAGCTGGATGCACAGTATGTTGCAAGAGAGGATTGGTCTGCGCTGATGGATGTGACGCCCACTGGTGTTACCCTGTGTTGGATCGGAACCGTGGCTTCCATTTTGATCAACAGCATCAGTTTCTTTATCCAGAAGAAAAAGCAGTAGGATACAGTTTGCCACATTGTTCATCTTCATCAAAGCAGCTCCCATAGAAATATCTCTTTTCCTTGATACAAACTGATATCAATTTGTATCAGAATGTACTATGGTATCTGAACGCTTCACCTTGTTTGAGTCAAGCGCCTGTTTTATAATAAAGCCGGAATACATTCCATTTCAAATAGATCGCCCCACTGTTCTAAAGCTATTGCTGTCTGGAGGATGTTGCCATGAGCGCTGCAAGATTAATTCACATTCTTAGTATTCTGCAGCAGGAAACAAATGCCCACAAAGCGCTGACCTTGCATCAGATTCATGACAAATTGCTCTTGCTTCATCCCGAAGAGCGGTGTTCAGAACAACGGGTGCGTGAGGCTCTTTCGGTGCTGCAAGTACTTAGTGAAGAGGGAGCCCTGGCGGTGCGGGTGGAATCGTCGGCCGGGGCGCATAACCAACGCCGCTATAAGGCCTACCACCCGAACTTTGGATTGAACGAAGCCCGGATGGTATTTGACTCGATATCCATCAGCCGTTTTCTGAGTCCCCGGCAGAAGAGCGTCCTGATCTCTCAACTGGAGGGCTATCTTTCCGATCAGGAAGTACGTCAACTCCAGCAGCGGGTACAGACCAGAATTTGTCTTATGCAAAACGAGAAGCTGCCCCAGACCCTGCAGGTACTTTACCAGGCACTGGACAGCCACCGCTGTCTTGATTTTACCTATTGCAGATTTGATCTGGACGGACGACAGAAACCGCTGAAACAATACCACAAAATTCTGCCGCTGAAAGTTGTATGGGAAAAAGAGCACTACTATTTGATCGCGCTGAATCCGGCACACCCGGAGGGCCAACAGCAGCGGAACTACCGGGTGGACCGCATGGAGAATCTCTCGCTATCGGTTCCCTTCTGGTGCAAAATACCTGCCGTTCCGCTGCATTACGGTCAGTTTGATATGTTCCCCGCCCAGGAAAAAGCGCGGGTGACCTTCCGGCTGCAACGGGAGCTGCTGGACTTTGCCTTTGAAACCTTTGGTACCGATATCCGGCCGGTAGCCGATGAGGAAAAGGGCGGTTGGGTCCGCTTTACGGCGGAAGCCGAACTTTCTGTAGGATTTGCCCGATGGGTGTTGGGCCAGGCGGAAAAGATCGAGGTTCTGGGACCGCCTGCCGTTCGTGCCAGGCTGCGACAGTTGATTGACACCCTATATACCTACTACCGCGATTGAGCGGTAGTTTTTTTCTGCTTTTTTGCGTAGATTTTTATTTTACAAAAAACTGGTTCGCTATACTGGGAGTATACTAACCGCATTCCATCTCGATACCCTTGTAAAGGAGAATTTATGCAAAGTGAGTTGCTCGACTATTTTCGAAACGATCACGCCGGTCCGGGGCTGCTGCTGGCGGAAGCCCCTACCGGCTACGGTAAGACCTATCAGGCCGTACAGGCAATCTATGCCTATCTGAAAGGACGTGGCTCCAAGCGAGTGTTGTTTGTGACCACCCTTTTGAAAAATCTGCCGGCGGAGGATCTGCGCCGAGCCTATGAGCAGGACGGGCGCGGCGATCAGTTTGCCAAAGACGTACTGGTGCTTCGTTCCCCTGCGGATACCGTACTGGATGCCATAGGGCAGTATGAGGTTCCGGCATCTTTCCAGAGTGACGCCTACCTGGCGCTGGAAACAGCCTGCCGGAAATATCGCCACTATCGCGCCCAGACCGGGGATGCCGCCGTGGAATTGGCCAGAGGCTTGTATGATTCCATCCGCACCGATCTGGAACCAGCCTTTCGCCGGGAACTGGAATCCCGGCTGCGCAAGAAGTTTCCCGAAGGAGCACAGGCCCGGCGGGCCGCCATCCGCAGCCGGAAGGAATACCAGTGGATTGCTGCCTTCTACCCGGCCGTCTTCTGGTCGGAATACAAGGTACTGTTGCTCTCGGTCAAAAAGCTGATGGCCCGCAACATAACCATCGTGGAGCCAAGTTTTGACTGTCTTTCCGACCGGATGCTGGAGGGGAGCATCCTCTGTCTCGATGAATTTGATGCCACCCGGACTGACATTCTGGATAGCCTGATCGAGCAATCCATGAACCTGCGGGCCGACTATCTGCAGCTTTTTGTTCAGGTATACAAGGGCATTCGTATGCACCAAGCCAGCCGGGAACTGACGGTTCTGCGAAAGAAATACGAAGCCGGGCGTACCACTACCTGGCAGGATCTGCTGGATCAGGCTGAGGCGATCTATCAGGACGGCGCCCTTAAATACAGTATGAAAACCGTGGGCGATGCCCTGGCGCAGGGACGGAACTTCTTGTTCCATGACATCTCCTACCTGACAGTTCTGGATGCCGGACGAACCCACATTCGCGCGGTACGCAATGATGACCAGGCCCAGGTGCAGGTGTACTTCGACACCGCAGAGGAGTACCAGGCCCATAAAGACGAACCGAAGCTGGTCCTGCAGACGATCTT encodes the following:
- a CDS encoding DUF4268 domain-containing protein, translating into MKGSETYLLPFLEGAQKYFIIPVYQRKYDWKIDNCRQLYEDLKRMLRENRPSHFFGSIVSAVEGNGGKIEYHVIDGQQRLTTVTLLLLAMRNLVAKGVLTSSRQNLSQEIEQRFLISPWAPEEDRIRLKPVKGDREAFRKLFGAEEDFVPTSNLTHNYEFFRDILLRQEISVDELFDAIGRLQVISITLESGDNAQLIFESLNSTGLALSEGDKIRNYILMGQSPRMQDYLYETYWTKIESCTSHEVSAFVRDYLSIKQQVTPTINTVYRAFKGYAAETGQDVESFLKDMLDYARLYERLLTCKSGLNNQKLDDCLYRMKRLEIAVTRPFLMEVLRLNQDGKLTTDEVLRVFLMTENYLFRRNICEVPTNALNKIFLNLNREILRYDGTANQYLDKMAYALLSKRDSGRFPDDEEFSAALSSKQVYLMRGKYKAYLFERFENYGTVEVKDVFRSLDNNTYTIEHIMPQHLTPEWIRDLGPNYEKIHAEWKHRLANLTLSGYNPNLSNNTFAEKRDAIPGGYRDSGLRMNQRLANETCWGVAELQKRSDEMVKRASEIWAYPTTSFQPVQRPMESCTLDDEDVDLTGRDIQKYSYLGAEQPATSWTEMFENMVRFLHREDRSVLYGLADSGSTAELSHYVSAKPEELRSALQIDEHLYLEKNTSTAAKLSILRRLFPLYQADAGNLVFFLRDAESDKATQSTRLQTRLAYWTQALPTIQQQNLRWGIFSNVRPATANAISGYFGIRGFHISCIANYDSAKVLFWLGDSDAAKNKEAFDRLLEHKAEIEQQLGCALEWDRSDDSKASSIGYTLPGVSISQEKDWPVMAKFHAQWSERICSALLPYLEDMLTVSIHRMNVAGLLREWCLTHEEVQLHLDRSISLYTRFTTKTMSQILPDLENAPSGWGTPNHYFYEIVNRDGKEVTIQLSLSSRNMSPELLSQCERIDQFYPSHHKREDWQWRMPFKTKPVSVCEPIDRTLLFKALDERLQEILAFEQDLKAKLQMN
- a CDS encoding WYL domain-containing protein, producing the protein MSAARLIHILSILQQETNAHKALTLHQIHDKLLLLHPEERCSEQRVREALSVLQVLSEEGALAVRVESSAGAHNQRRYKAYHPNFGLNEARMVFDSISISRFLSPRQKSVLISQLEGYLSDQEVRQLQQRVQTRICLMQNEKLPQTLQVLYQALDSHRCLDFTYCRFDLDGRQKPLKQYHKILPLKVVWEKEHYYLIALNPAHPEGQQQRNYRVDRMENLSLSVPFWCKIPAVPLHYGQFDMFPAQEKARVTFRLQRELLDFAFETFGTDIRPVADEEKGGWVRFTAEAELSVGFARWVLGQAEKIEVLGPPAVRARLRQLIDTLYTYYRD